A genomic region of Paramormyrops kingsleyae isolate MSU_618 chromosome 19, PKINGS_0.4, whole genome shotgun sequence contains the following coding sequences:
- the LOC111836146 gene encoding interleukin-20 receptor subunit alpha-like isoform X2 yields MLKHIFLTALSLLSIRVTAVTHGAAVAPPQDVKFKSINLRNIVEWSPGPGTPKGTWYAVEYAIYGEEDKAAPGQEVWKGVKACKKLRKTWCDLSTETSDLEEKYYARVRAVGKNGSSEWNHTDRFDPFLDTTFGPPVVNILVKERQMFINLTGPMRWSNKESNEPMAEYYPGSLMLYNLSVHNKRTGQTEIHLLDGTSKELLLQDFNTLYCVSASVYFSSLPIITQVSLKQCVTTGKDPQETRALVLTLGGILPLMIILLLLVFVGVPVYHYVFCSKQKHPPNLLVPHLPEFQHFYSDMLLKVNFIYVDNAMAELDPEDQGRAKGPQKASLHPAHQSEMEMLLAHQSEMEMLLAHQSEMQMLPAAPCSAYAAQQGAHEGVVKAEPRTVVQQEVHGVEVTQSEGSDYGFVLKAQPVEEVAKVTQACLPFAGEGQVPGDRVGGASAAYKQQWQAACPGLQEEHETEEGTIVNWDPQTGTIQLPLLSDFEPELEPVEEVSLRCDDAHSFDVFSKVYIRRSLDGSTEFEDDLTKMENIWALQVNM; encoded by the exons CCGTCACTCACGGAGCTGCTGTCGCTCCACCCCAGGATGTCAAGTTCAAGTCTATAAATCTGCGGAACATAGTGGAGTGGAGTCCTGGACCAGGGACACCGAAGGGGACATGGTACGCTGTGGAGTATGCAAT ATACGGTGaagaggacaaggcagcaccCGGCCAGGAGGTATGGAAAGGGGTCAAGGCATGCAAGAAGCTAAGGAAGACCTGGTGTGACCTCTCTACTGAGACCAGTGACCTGGAGGAAAAGTACTATGCCAGGGTCAGGGCTGTGGGCAAGAACGGATCCTCAGAGTGGAACCACACAGACCGATTCGACCCCTTCTTAGACA CAACCTTTGGACCACCGGTCGTTAACATTCTGGTGAAGGAGCGTCAAATGTTCATCAACCTCACAGGTCCAATGAGATGGAGTAACAAAGAAAGCAATGAACCTATGGCAGAGTACTATCCGGGGAGCCTGATGCTGTACAACCTGTCCGTCCACAACAAAAGGACTGGGCAAACG GAGATCCACCTTCTTGACGGCACCTCGAAGGAGCTTTTATTGCAAGACTTCAACACTCTGTACTGCGTCTCTGCAAGCGTCTATTTCTCATCGCTTCCCATAATAACCCAGGTGTCTTTGAAGCAGTGTGTGACTACGGGAAAAG ACCCCCAGGAAACACGGGCGCTGGTGCTGACCCTGGGGGGTATCCTGCCTTTAATGATTATCCTGCTGCTCTTGGTCTTCGTGGGGGTTCCCGTGTACCACTATGTTTTCTGCTCCAAACAAAAACACCCCCCCAATCTG CTGGTCCCGCACCTCCCGGAGTTCCAGCACTTTTATTCCGACATGCTCCTGAAGGTGAACTTCATCTACGTCGACAACGCCATGGCCGAGTTGGACCCTGAAGACCAGGGAAGAGCCAAAGGCCCTCAAAAAGCCTCCCTCCATCCTGCCCACCAATCAGAGATGGAGATGCTTCTTGCCCACCAATCAGAGATGGAGATGCTTCTTGCCCACCAATCAGAGATGCAGATGCTCCCAGCGGCACCGTGCTCGGCATACGCCGCCCAGCAAGGAGCCCATGAGGGGGTCGTGAAGGCGGAGCCAAGGACTGTGGTTCAGCAGGAGGTTCACGGTGTAGAGGTGACTCAGAGCGAGGGCTCCGACTACGGCTTCGTGCTCAAGGCCCAACCGGTGGAAGAGGTGGCCAAGGTTACCCAGGCATGCCTGCCGTTTGCTGGCGAGGGCCAAGTTCCCGGCGACAGGGTGGGCGGAGCCTCGGCTGCATACAAACAGCAGTGGCAGGCTGCCTGTCCGGGCCTCCAGGAGGAACACGAGACAGAAGAAGGCACCATAGTGAACTGGGACCCGCAGACTGGCACGATTCAGCTCCCTCTGCTCTCTGACTTTGAGCCAGAACTCGAGCCTGTGGAGGAAGTGAGCCTGCGCTGTGACGACGCCCATTCCTTTGACGTCTTCTCTAAAGTTTACATCAGGCGCTCGCTAGATGGGTCCACTGAGTTCGAAGATGATCTGACCAAAATGGAGAACATCTGGGCTCTCCAGGTCAACATGTGA
- the LOC111836146 gene encoding interleukin-20 receptor subunit alpha-like isoform X3: MLKHIFLTALSLLSIRVTAVTHGAAVAPPQDVKFKSINLRNIVEWSPGPGTPKGTWYAVEYAIYGEEDKAAPGQEVWKGVKACKKLRKTWCDLSTETSDLEEKYYARVRAVGKNGSSEWNHTDRFDPFLDTTFGPPVVNILVKERQMFINLTGPMRWSNKESNEPMAEYYPGSLMLYNLSVHNKRTGQTEIHLLDGTSKELLLQDFNTLYCVSASVYFSSLPIITQVSLKQCVTTGKDPQETRALVLTLGGILPLMIILLLLVFVGVPVYHYVFCSKQKHPPNLQLVPHLPEFQHFYSDMLLKVNFIYVDNAMAELDPEDQGRAKGPQKASLHPAHQSEMEMLLAHQSEMQMLPAAPCSAYAAQQGAHEGVVKAEPRTVVQQEVHGVEVTQSEGSDYGFVLKAQPVEEVAKVTQACLPFAGEGQVPGDRVGGASAAYKQQWQAACPGLQEEHETEEGTIVNWDPQTGTIQLPLLSDFEPELEPVEEVSLRCDDAHSFDVFSKVYIRRSLDGSTEFEDDLTKMENIWALQVNM, encoded by the exons CCGTCACTCACGGAGCTGCTGTCGCTCCACCCCAGGATGTCAAGTTCAAGTCTATAAATCTGCGGAACATAGTGGAGTGGAGTCCTGGACCAGGGACACCGAAGGGGACATGGTACGCTGTGGAGTATGCAAT ATACGGTGaagaggacaaggcagcaccCGGCCAGGAGGTATGGAAAGGGGTCAAGGCATGCAAGAAGCTAAGGAAGACCTGGTGTGACCTCTCTACTGAGACCAGTGACCTGGAGGAAAAGTACTATGCCAGGGTCAGGGCTGTGGGCAAGAACGGATCCTCAGAGTGGAACCACACAGACCGATTCGACCCCTTCTTAGACA CAACCTTTGGACCACCGGTCGTTAACATTCTGGTGAAGGAGCGTCAAATGTTCATCAACCTCACAGGTCCAATGAGATGGAGTAACAAAGAAAGCAATGAACCTATGGCAGAGTACTATCCGGGGAGCCTGATGCTGTACAACCTGTCCGTCCACAACAAAAGGACTGGGCAAACG GAGATCCACCTTCTTGACGGCACCTCGAAGGAGCTTTTATTGCAAGACTTCAACACTCTGTACTGCGTCTCTGCAAGCGTCTATTTCTCATCGCTTCCCATAATAACCCAGGTGTCTTTGAAGCAGTGTGTGACTACGGGAAAAG ACCCCCAGGAAACACGGGCGCTGGTGCTGACCCTGGGGGGTATCCTGCCTTTAATGATTATCCTGCTGCTCTTGGTCTTCGTGGGGGTTCCCGTGTACCACTATGTTTTCTGCTCCAAACAAAAACACCCCCCCAATCTG CAGCTGGTCCCGCACCTCCCGGAGTTCCAGCACTTTTATTCCGACATGCTCCTGAAGGTGAACTTCATCTACGTCGACAACGCCATGGCCGAGTTGGACCCTGAAGACCAGGGAAGAGCCAAAGGCCCTCAAAAAGCCTCCCTCCATCC TGCCCACCAATCAGAGATGGAGATGCTTCTTGCCCACCAATCAGAGATGCAGATGCTCCCAGCGGCACCGTGCTCGGCATACGCCGCCCAGCAAGGAGCCCATGAGGGGGTCGTGAAGGCGGAGCCAAGGACTGTGGTTCAGCAGGAGGTTCACGGTGTAGAGGTGACTCAGAGCGAGGGCTCCGACTACGGCTTCGTGCTCAAGGCCCAACCGGTGGAAGAGGTGGCCAAGGTTACCCAGGCATGCCTGCCGTTTGCTGGCGAGGGCCAAGTTCCCGGCGACAGGGTGGGCGGAGCCTCGGCTGCATACAAACAGCAGTGGCAGGCTGCCTGTCCGGGCCTCCAGGAGGAACACGAGACAGAAGAAGGCACCATAGTGAACTGGGACCCGCAGACTGGCACGATTCAGCTCCCTCTGCTCTCTGACTTTGAGCCAGAACTCGAGCCTGTGGAGGAAGTGAGCCTGCGCTGTGACGACGCCCATTCCTTTGACGTCTTCTCTAAAGTTTACATCAGGCGCTCGCTAGATGGGTCCACTGAGTTCGAAGATGATCTGACCAAAATGGAGAACATCTGGGCTCTCCAGGTCAACATGTGA
- the LOC111836146 gene encoding interleukin-20 receptor subunit alpha-like isoform X1 — translation MLKHIFLTALSLLSIRVTAVTHGAAVAPPQDVKFKSINLRNIVEWSPGPGTPKGTWYAVEYAIYGEEDKAAPGQEVWKGVKACKKLRKTWCDLSTETSDLEEKYYARVRAVGKNGSSEWNHTDRFDPFLDTTFGPPVVNILVKERQMFINLTGPMRWSNKESNEPMAEYYPGSLMLYNLSVHNKRTGQTEIHLLDGTSKELLLQDFNTLYCVSASVYFSSLPIITQVSLKQCVTTGKDPQETRALVLTLGGILPLMIILLLLVFVGVPVYHYVFCSKQKHPPNLQLVPHLPEFQHFYSDMLLKVNFIYVDNAMAELDPEDQGRAKGPQKASLHPAHQSEMEMLLAHQSEMEMLLAHQSEMQMLPAAPCSAYAAQQGAHEGVVKAEPRTVVQQEVHGVEVTQSEGSDYGFVLKAQPVEEVAKVTQACLPFAGEGQVPGDRVGGASAAYKQQWQAACPGLQEEHETEEGTIVNWDPQTGTIQLPLLSDFEPELEPVEEVSLRCDDAHSFDVFSKVYIRRSLDGSTEFEDDLTKMENIWALQVNM, via the exons CCGTCACTCACGGAGCTGCTGTCGCTCCACCCCAGGATGTCAAGTTCAAGTCTATAAATCTGCGGAACATAGTGGAGTGGAGTCCTGGACCAGGGACACCGAAGGGGACATGGTACGCTGTGGAGTATGCAAT ATACGGTGaagaggacaaggcagcaccCGGCCAGGAGGTATGGAAAGGGGTCAAGGCATGCAAGAAGCTAAGGAAGACCTGGTGTGACCTCTCTACTGAGACCAGTGACCTGGAGGAAAAGTACTATGCCAGGGTCAGGGCTGTGGGCAAGAACGGATCCTCAGAGTGGAACCACACAGACCGATTCGACCCCTTCTTAGACA CAACCTTTGGACCACCGGTCGTTAACATTCTGGTGAAGGAGCGTCAAATGTTCATCAACCTCACAGGTCCAATGAGATGGAGTAACAAAGAAAGCAATGAACCTATGGCAGAGTACTATCCGGGGAGCCTGATGCTGTACAACCTGTCCGTCCACAACAAAAGGACTGGGCAAACG GAGATCCACCTTCTTGACGGCACCTCGAAGGAGCTTTTATTGCAAGACTTCAACACTCTGTACTGCGTCTCTGCAAGCGTCTATTTCTCATCGCTTCCCATAATAACCCAGGTGTCTTTGAAGCAGTGTGTGACTACGGGAAAAG ACCCCCAGGAAACACGGGCGCTGGTGCTGACCCTGGGGGGTATCCTGCCTTTAATGATTATCCTGCTGCTCTTGGTCTTCGTGGGGGTTCCCGTGTACCACTATGTTTTCTGCTCCAAACAAAAACACCCCCCCAATCTG CAGCTGGTCCCGCACCTCCCGGAGTTCCAGCACTTTTATTCCGACATGCTCCTGAAGGTGAACTTCATCTACGTCGACAACGCCATGGCCGAGTTGGACCCTGAAGACCAGGGAAGAGCCAAAGGCCCTCAAAAAGCCTCCCTCCATCCTGCCCACCAATCAGAGATGGAGATGCTTCTTGCCCACCAATCAGAGATGGAGATGCTTCTTGCCCACCAATCAGAGATGCAGATGCTCCCAGCGGCACCGTGCTCGGCATACGCCGCCCAGCAAGGAGCCCATGAGGGGGTCGTGAAGGCGGAGCCAAGGACTGTGGTTCAGCAGGAGGTTCACGGTGTAGAGGTGACTCAGAGCGAGGGCTCCGACTACGGCTTCGTGCTCAAGGCCCAACCGGTGGAAGAGGTGGCCAAGGTTACCCAGGCATGCCTGCCGTTTGCTGGCGAGGGCCAAGTTCCCGGCGACAGGGTGGGCGGAGCCTCGGCTGCATACAAACAGCAGTGGCAGGCTGCCTGTCCGGGCCTCCAGGAGGAACACGAGACAGAAGAAGGCACCATAGTGAACTGGGACCCGCAGACTGGCACGATTCAGCTCCCTCTGCTCTCTGACTTTGAGCCAGAACTCGAGCCTGTGGAGGAAGTGAGCCTGCGCTGTGACGACGCCCATTCCTTTGACGTCTTCTCTAAAGTTTACATCAGGCGCTCGCTAGATGGGTCCACTGAGTTCGAAGATGATCTGACCAAAATGGAGAACATCTGGGCTCTCCAGGTCAACATGTGA